From a single Pyxidicoccus xibeiensis genomic region:
- a CDS encoding M9 family metallopeptidase has translation MRCPVTDGYHCRIALAVGLTLIATGALARPRSPPPAESDWKVHGLEHTHQRIQPHEREPDVAPEQLHRQHTSDTRSRALLACDTASFASASGVELVSRVKGSTADCLNTLFHVTGTQAGQVFIESKMVTVANALTSNAQQYVGDNTVQTLQLILFLRAGYYVQFYQSGAVGSYGTPLRNAIRPALAAFIANSHFTDVNDAHGTVLREFVTLIDSAGETAQHLGTFRGLLDRFNDTTVASSYMRGATNNVFNGLYRGHYNTDFVAAVRADASILDSLESFITRTGHLLATSNQYLTVNAARELARFLQHSGPLQSKTRLMVKAVIDNHSMTGPTAGLWVGSAEMAEYYDGANCAYYGICDFRRTLEQTVLGITHPCGATLRMRVQDMTASQLAQSCSQLATQEAYFHDTLKTNRMPVASDNNTSLEMVVFDSRFDYQSYAGVLFGISTNNGGMYLEGNPAASGNQARFIAYEAEWLRPAFEIWNLSHEYVHYLDGRFDMKGDFTTSTSQPTVWWIEGLAEYLSRKNDNASAVALGTSKAFQLSQVLRNDYNSGTDRVYSWGYLAARFMFERHADQVGTFLAQFRAGDYSAYRQSLDALGTANDAEFHQWIDCVATAPDPSTCVPPGPGPGTTPPCTASDLRKLDNGCYRGPLASTGSVLYFYLYVPTGARNLRFQASGGTGNADLYVRAGTWPTSSAYDYRPYLPGNDEAVEIPTPATGGYYYLMLVARTPYSDVKLEARFDRTP, from the coding sequence ATGCGCTGTCCTGTCACGGATGGGTATCACTGTCGCATCGCCTTGGCTGTCGGTCTCACCCTCATCGCGACGGGAGCGCTCGCCCGCCCGCGGAGTCCGCCGCCCGCGGAGTCCGACTGGAAGGTCCACGGGCTGGAGCACACCCATCAACGCATCCAGCCTCACGAGCGCGAACCAGATGTCGCCCCCGAACAACTGCACCGGCAGCACACCTCCGACACTCGCTCACGGGCCCTGCTGGCCTGTGACACGGCGAGCTTCGCATCCGCCAGTGGCGTCGAGCTCGTCTCGCGGGTGAAGGGCTCCACGGCGGACTGCCTCAACACGCTGTTCCATGTCACGGGAACCCAGGCAGGCCAGGTCTTCATCGAGAGCAAGATGGTCACCGTCGCCAACGCGCTCACCTCCAATGCGCAGCAGTACGTGGGCGACAACACCGTCCAGACGCTCCAGCTCATCCTGTTCCTGCGAGCCGGCTACTACGTGCAGTTCTACCAGTCGGGCGCGGTGGGCAGCTACGGCACCCCGCTGCGCAATGCCATCCGTCCCGCGCTCGCGGCCTTCATCGCCAACAGCCACTTCACGGACGTCAACGATGCGCACGGCACGGTGCTGCGGGAGTTCGTCACCCTCATCGACAGCGCCGGAGAGACCGCCCAGCACCTGGGCACCTTCCGAGGCCTGCTGGACCGCTTCAATGACACCACCGTGGCTTCCTCGTACATGCGTGGCGCCACCAACAACGTCTTCAATGGCCTCTATCGGGGCCACTACAACACGGACTTCGTGGCGGCCGTGCGGGCGGACGCGTCCATCCTCGACTCGCTCGAGTCCTTCATCACCCGCACCGGGCACCTGCTGGCCACCTCCAACCAGTACCTCACCGTCAACGCGGCACGCGAGCTGGCCCGCTTCCTCCAGCACTCCGGACCCCTCCAGAGCAAGACGCGCCTCATGGTGAAGGCGGTCATCGACAACCACTCGATGACGGGCCCCACGGCGGGGCTCTGGGTGGGCTCGGCGGAGATGGCCGAATACTACGATGGAGCCAATTGCGCCTACTACGGCATCTGCGACTTCCGCCGGACGCTGGAGCAGACGGTGCTCGGCATCACCCATCCCTGCGGCGCCACCCTGCGCATGCGCGTGCAGGACATGACGGCCTCGCAGCTCGCGCAGAGCTGCAGCCAGCTCGCCACGCAGGAGGCGTACTTCCACGACACGTTGAAGACGAACCGCATGCCGGTGGCCAGCGACAACAACACGTCCCTGGAGATGGTCGTCTTCGACAGCAGGTTTGACTACCAGTCGTACGCTGGCGTGCTGTTCGGCATCAGCACCAACAATGGCGGCATGTACCTGGAGGGAAATCCCGCCGCCTCCGGCAATCAGGCCCGCTTCATCGCCTACGAGGCGGAGTGGCTGCGGCCCGCCTTCGAAATCTGGAACCTGAGCCACGAGTACGTCCACTATCTGGACGGCCGCTTCGACATGAAGGGAGACTTCACCACGAGCACCAGCCAGCCCACGGTCTGGTGGATTGAGGGCCTGGCCGAGTACCTCTCCAGGAAGAATGACAACGCCAGCGCGGTGGCGCTGGGCACGAGCAAGGCCTTCCAGCTCAGCCAGGTCCTGCGCAATGACTACAACAGCGGCACCGACCGCGTGTACTCGTGGGGCTATCTGGCCGCGCGCTTCATGTTCGAGCGGCACGCGGACCAGGTGGGCACCTTCCTCGCGCAGTTCCGCGCGGGCGACTACAGCGCCTATCGCCAGTCCCTGGATGCGCTGGGCACGGCGAACGACGCGGAGTTCCACCAGTGGATTGACTGCGTCGCGACGGCCCCGGACCCGAGCACCTGCGTGCCACCCGGGCCTGGCCCTGGCACGACCCCGCCCTGCACGGCTTCCGATCTCCGGAAGCTCGACAATGGTTGCTACCGGGGACCGCTCGCCTCCACCGGCAGCGTGCTCTACTTCTATCTCTATGTGCCCACCGGGGCGCGCAACCTGCGCTTCCAGGCCAGCGGCGGCACCGGCAACGCGGACCTGTACGTCCGTGCTGGCACGTGGCCCACGAGCTCTGCGTATGACTACCGGCCCTACCTGCCAGGCAATGACGAGGCGGTGGAAATCCCCACCCCTGCGACTGGCGGCTACTACTACCTCATGCTCGTGGCCCGCACGCCCTATTCGGACGTGAAGCTGGAGGCCCGCTTCGACAGGACACCCTGA
- a CDS encoding aminotransferase class V-fold PLP-dependent enzyme produces MMSRRNFLVTGALAAGAGAVPTTGIAADKKPRPSANDLRDWGAVRRQFALDPAYTHLGLFYMAAHPRPVRDAIEDYRRQLDANPFRTVEHLVFENAEPQRMTAKVCGAIASYIGGRADDIALTHNTTTGLALLYQGLPLKPGDEILVTTHDHFVHHESIRLASERSGASWRKVPLFDTHDAIDADAMVERLRKALRPNTRVLGVTWVHSGTGLKLPIRRIADVVAEANRDRPPDRRLLLIVDGVHGLGVESPDIVAMGMDAFAAGTHKWMFGPRGTGFVWAKPEVWATMRPLLPSFSADELFAAWGQDKAPAQPARASWFSPGGFQAYEHFWALPAAFEFHRTVGSQRITRRIHELNGQMREGLAKLPHVTLYTPRTEALSSGMVCFDVKGMTPKQVMQRLLDKHRIIASTTPYAVSYARVAFGIQNTPEEVEKTLAAIRAMAA; encoded by the coding sequence ATGATGAGTCGGCGCAACTTCCTCGTGACCGGTGCGCTCGCGGCGGGGGCGGGCGCGGTGCCCACCACCGGAATTGCCGCGGACAAGAAGCCGCGGCCCTCCGCCAATGACTTGCGGGACTGGGGGGCCGTGCGGCGGCAGTTCGCGCTCGACCCGGCGTACACGCACCTGGGTCTGTTCTACATGGCCGCGCACCCGCGCCCGGTGCGTGACGCCATCGAGGACTACCGGCGGCAACTGGACGCCAACCCCTTCCGCACCGTCGAGCACCTGGTCTTCGAGAACGCCGAGCCGCAGCGCATGACCGCCAAGGTGTGCGGCGCCATCGCCTCTTACATCGGTGGCCGGGCCGACGACATCGCGCTGACACACAACACCACCACCGGTCTGGCGCTCCTCTACCAGGGCCTGCCGCTGAAGCCGGGCGACGAAATCCTCGTCACCACGCACGACCACTTCGTGCACCACGAGTCCATCCGCCTCGCCTCGGAGCGCAGCGGCGCGTCCTGGCGGAAGGTCCCGCTGTTCGACACGCATGACGCCATCGACGCGGACGCCATGGTGGAGCGCCTGCGCAAGGCGCTGCGTCCCAACACGCGCGTGCTGGGTGTCACCTGGGTGCACTCGGGCACCGGGCTGAAGCTGCCCATCCGGCGCATCGCCGACGTCGTCGCCGAGGCCAACCGCGACCGGCCGCCGGACCGCCGGCTCCTGCTCATCGTGGACGGCGTGCATGGGCTTGGCGTGGAGTCCCCGGACATCGTTGCCATGGGCATGGATGCCTTCGCCGCCGGGACGCACAAGTGGATGTTCGGCCCGCGCGGTACCGGCTTCGTGTGGGCGAAGCCGGAGGTCTGGGCCACGATGAGACCGCTGCTCCCCAGCTTCTCCGCCGATGAGCTGTTCGCCGCGTGGGGCCAGGACAAGGCGCCGGCCCAGCCCGCGCGGGCGTCCTGGTTCTCGCCGGGCGGGTTCCAGGCCTACGAGCACTTCTGGGCGCTGCCGGCGGCGTTCGAATTCCACCGGACCGTCGGCTCCCAGCGCATCACCCGGCGCATCCACGAGCTCAACGGGCAGATGCGCGAGGGCCTGGCGAAGCTGCCGCACGTGACGCTGTACACGCCACGCACGGAAGCCCTCTCCTCCGGCATGGTCTGCTTCGACGTGAAGGGGATGACCCCGAAGCAGGTCATGCAGCGGCTGCTCGACAAGCACCGCATCATCGCCTCGACGACGCCCTACGCCGTGTCCTACGCGCGGGTGGCCTTCGGCATCCAGAACACGCCGGAGGAAGTCGAGAAGACGCTCGCCGCGATTCGCGCCATGGCCGCCTGA
- a CDS encoding carotenoid oxygenase family protein, whose amino-acid sequence MPPIPIPEPAYRAAMAAGLKHVYHGELADRVTRYVPTSPLPAGLSGRVLFTAFPHAAIFDVNTARFANPHLLTAPGRLLSIDLDAGVDGEHVLATRFLDVQSQHLRALAPAASVRTDFAEVSWLGIANLVNTAPIPTFEIGSGGRRLVVSYDAGRPTEVNPRELSQVGPVGGTQDYESSVGSSFSPMILTTGHPVYDPDFDSGRPALLFTNVVPRVLDFLTPSSQRAVRGDLFVTTWDGSSHGPARPLRVHVDGEPVTMEQASAHQLSLTRDHLLVFNSNLVLNTWALVEPILGLLTEELRRKLPALARPKLDALWKPLEHFMRPPVPSTHCDLYVIRKDALRGAIARGARRVDALRVRLPGELSHALVDWDDTAGQLRIYAQHNLGADPADQLHEEDVLATGDRVHPDYLGLFTSSTDLNQVRKHVVHVSKTSAVLGSTHAFPDPTRASDFRFGVNLLPPCQPLAYERAGGASAASSLAAQTRVQTHTYWVAGGYLPETLAVRPFDDFRRHRVPGERLVPEAEYLERLVDSSNTTKLFRLDADLALESAYAFPPGWLMGAPVWVPRAGGTTMKDGWLIGCVWGPDASHVEVWIFDGQQPLSVGPVSKLMPAPGERGLRPGFPLHGSWVDRTGIDAWSRPELRTAIVDLPLYVKVAETGVMAGSFLRRALQQLLER is encoded by the coding sequence ATGCCGCCCATCCCAATCCCCGAGCCCGCCTACCGCGCAGCCATGGCCGCGGGACTGAAGCACGTCTATCACGGTGAGCTCGCGGACCGCGTCACGCGGTATGTGCCGACGTCGCCGTTGCCCGCCGGGCTCTCGGGGCGCGTGCTCTTCACCGCGTTCCCCCATGCGGCCATCTTCGACGTCAACACCGCGCGCTTCGCCAACCCGCACCTGCTGACGGCCCCGGGGCGCTTGTTGTCCATCGACCTCGATGCCGGTGTGGACGGCGAGCACGTGCTCGCGACGCGCTTTCTCGACGTGCAGTCCCAGCACCTGCGCGCACTCGCGCCCGCGGCGTCGGTGCGCACCGACTTCGCCGAGGTGAGCTGGCTGGGCATCGCGAACCTCGTGAACACGGCGCCCATTCCGACCTTCGAGATTGGCTCGGGCGGGCGCCGCCTGGTGGTCTCGTACGACGCGGGGCGCCCCACCGAAGTGAACCCCCGCGAGCTCTCGCAGGTGGGGCCGGTGGGCGGCACGCAGGACTACGAGTCCTCCGTCGGCAGCTCGTTCAGCCCGATGATCCTGACGACGGGGCACCCGGTCTACGACCCCGACTTCGACTCTGGACGGCCGGCGCTCCTCTTCACCAACGTCGTGCCGCGCGTGCTCGACTTCCTGACCCCGAGCTCCCAGCGCGCCGTGCGGGGCGATTTGTTTGTGACGACGTGGGACGGCAGCTCGCACGGGCCGGCGCGCCCGTTGCGCGTCCATGTCGATGGCGAGCCGGTCACGATGGAGCAGGCGTCGGCGCACCAGCTGAGCCTCACGCGCGACCACCTGCTCGTCTTCAACTCGAACCTCGTGCTCAACACCTGGGCGCTCGTCGAGCCGATTCTCGGGCTGCTCACGGAGGAGCTGCGGCGGAAGCTGCCCGCGCTCGCGCGGCCCAAGCTCGACGCGCTCTGGAAGCCGCTCGAGCACTTCATGCGCCCGCCGGTCCCGAGCACGCACTGCGACCTCTACGTCATCCGCAAGGACGCGCTGCGCGGCGCGATTGCGAGGGGGGCACGCCGCGTCGACGCACTCCGCGTCCGGCTCCCGGGCGAGCTCAGCCACGCCCTGGTGGACTGGGACGACACCGCGGGGCAGCTCAGAATCTACGCGCAGCACAACCTCGGTGCCGACCCCGCGGATCAGCTCCATGAGGAGGACGTGCTCGCGACCGGCGACCGCGTCCACCCCGACTATCTCGGGCTCTTCACGAGCTCCACGGACCTGAACCAGGTGCGCAAGCACGTCGTGCACGTGAGCAAGACCTCGGCGGTGCTGGGCTCCACCCACGCGTTCCCGGACCCCACGCGCGCGAGCGACTTCCGCTTCGGCGTGAACCTGCTGCCGCCGTGTCAGCCGCTTGCCTACGAGCGCGCTGGCGGCGCGAGCGCGGCGAGCAGCCTCGCGGCGCAGACCCGGGTGCAGACCCACACCTACTGGGTCGCGGGCGGGTACCTGCCGGAGACCCTGGCGGTCCGCCCCTTCGACGACTTTCGCCGTCACCGGGTGCCGGGTGAGCGCCTCGTCCCCGAGGCCGAGTACCTCGAGCGGCTCGTCGACTCATCGAACACGACGAAGCTGTTCCGGCTCGACGCGGACCTCGCGCTCGAGAGTGCGTATGCGTTCCCGCCCGGCTGGCTCATGGGGGCGCCCGTCTGGGTGCCACGCGCGGGCGGAACGACGATGAAGGACGGCTGGCTCATCGGCTGCGTGTGGGGGCCGGACGCGTCGCATGTCGAGGTGTGGATCTTCGATGGGCAGCAGCCGCTGTCGGTGGGGCCCGTCTCGAAGCTCATGCCGGCGCCCGGGGAGCGAGGGCTGCGCCCCGGCTTCCCGCTGCACGGCTCCTGGGTGGACCGCACCGGCATCGACGCATGGTCGCGCCCCGAGCTGCGCACGGCCATCGTCGACCTGCCGCTCTACGTCAAGGTCGCGGAGACCGGGGTGATGGCGGGCAGCTTCCTGCGCCGTGCCCTTCAGCAACTGCTGGAGCGCTGA